One window of the Pseudomonas sihuiensis genome contains the following:
- the pcaF gene encoding 3-oxoadipyl-CoA thiolase — protein sequence MSRDVFICDAVRTPIGRLNGALSAVRADDLAAIPLKALIERNPQVDWSAVDEVFMGCANQSGEDNRNVARMALLLAGLPETVPGVTLNRLCASGMEAVGAAFRAIASGEMELAIAAGVESMTRAPYVMGKADSAFGRGQKLEDTTLGWRFVNPLMKEQYGVDPMPVTGDNVAEDYGVSRADQDAFGLRSQQRAAAAQESGYYAEEIVPVVIKTKKGEIVVDRDEHPRADTTAEGLAKLKPVNGEGKTVTAGNASGLNDGASAMILASAEAVQKYGLKPRAKVLGMASGGVAPRIMGVGPVPAVRKLLARLNLSIEQFDVIELNEAFAAQGLAVTRDLGLPDDSAKVNPNGGAIALGHPLGMSGNRLVLTAVHHLEKTGGKLGLATMCVGVGQGLALAIERV from the coding sequence ATGAGCCGCGACGTATTCATCTGCGACGCCGTGCGCACGCCGATTGGTCGCCTCAATGGCGCGCTGTCGGCGGTGCGCGCCGACGACTTGGCGGCGATTCCGCTCAAGGCGCTCATCGAGCGTAACCCGCAGGTCGACTGGTCGGCAGTCGATGAAGTGTTCATGGGCTGCGCCAACCAGTCCGGCGAGGACAACCGCAACGTGGCGCGCATGGCGCTGCTGCTCGCCGGTCTGCCGGAAACGGTGCCGGGGGTGACCCTCAACCGCCTGTGCGCTTCGGGCATGGAGGCGGTCGGTGCCGCCTTCCGCGCCATCGCCTCGGGCGAGATGGAGCTGGCCATCGCTGCTGGCGTCGAGTCGATGACCCGTGCGCCTTACGTGATGGGCAAGGCCGACAGCGCCTTTGGCCGCGGCCAGAAGCTGGAAGACACCACCCTGGGCTGGCGCTTCGTCAACCCGTTGATGAAAGAACAGTACGGCGTCGATCCGATGCCGGTCACCGGTGACAACGTCGCCGAGGATTACGGCGTCAGCCGCGCCGACCAGGACGCCTTCGGCCTGCGTAGCCAGCAGCGTGCGGCGGCCGCTCAGGAGAGTGGTTACTACGCCGAGGAAATCGTCCCGGTAGTGATCAAGACCAAGAAGGGCGAGATCGTCGTCGACCGTGACGAGCACCCGCGTGCCGACACCACCGCCGAAGGCCTGGCCAAGCTCAAGCCGGTCAATGGCGAAGGCAAGACCGTCACCGCCGGCAACGCCTCGGGCCTCAATGACGGCGCCTCGGCGATGATCCTGGCCTCTGCCGAAGCCGTTCAGAAGTACGGCCTCAAGCCGCGCGCCAAGGTGCTGGGTATGGCCAGCGGCGGCGTGGCGCCACGCATCATGGGCGTCGGCCCGGTACCGGCGGTGCGCAAGCTGCTGGCGCGGCTGAACCTGAGCATCGAGCAGTTCGACGTGATCGAGCTGAATGAAGCCTTCGCCGCCCAGGGCCTGGCCGTCACCCGCGACCTCGGCCTGCCGGACGATAGCGCCAAGGTCAACCCGAATGGCGGCGCCATCGCCCTCGGCCACCCGCTGGGCATGAGCGGCAATCGCCTGGTGCTCACCGCCGTTCACCACCTGGAGAAGACCGGCGGCAAGCTCGGTCTGGCGACCATGTGCGTGGGCGTGGGCCAGGGTTTGGCGCTGGCCATCGAGCGGGTGTGA
- a CDS encoding YagK/YfjJ domain-containing protein, translating into MNNRKHNTHLSQSDIALKIESLVQAIERSDTPAYRITHKRSGYEQVEQTRLSRYFTNVQQMYNLFDDRVPYDYSEHLQAFREACDDIGLQRSPNGPVCMSETGTYWLSHQQSMNVLTERIRELTRQQRYRRRPGGRAYEARKQEAEIIAYTDAVMSLYSRTTVIRLDLYYRPEAQARQRVEQVFDHLDDLIYEHSRNPIFKHLIGYIYAVEQGDRNDSRGYHIHAAYFFNGNIVCRDAHKAIEISELWEEVTRRQGYAHSCNHDKDQYGDKLGIGQIERDDQSRRPHTHYAMKYLVKDDQHLRLKPAGARCLRKGALRRFVRR; encoded by the coding sequence ATGAACAACCGCAAGCACAACACCCACCTCTCACAGTCCGACATAGCCCTGAAGATCGAATCACTCGTCCAGGCTATCGAGCGCAGCGATACACCCGCATATCGGATTACGCACAAACGTTCAGGCTATGAGCAGGTCGAGCAGACCAGACTCTCCCGGTACTTCACCAACGTCCAGCAGATGTACAACCTGTTCGATGACCGAGTGCCATACGACTACAGCGAGCACCTGCAGGCGTTCCGGGAAGCCTGTGACGACATCGGCCTTCAGCGTTCACCCAATGGCCCTGTCTGCATGAGCGAGACAGGTACGTACTGGCTCAGTCATCAACAGAGCATGAACGTCCTCACCGAACGGATCCGTGAGTTGACCCGTCAGCAACGGTATCGGCGTAGGCCTGGGGGACGAGCCTATGAGGCACGCAAGCAGGAGGCGGAGATCATCGCGTACACGGATGCTGTGATGAGCCTTTACTCCCGCACTACGGTCATCAGACTGGACCTCTACTACCGACCTGAAGCTCAGGCCAGGCAGCGCGTCGAGCAGGTATTCGATCACCTGGATGATCTGATCTATGAGCACAGCCGTAATCCGATCTTCAAGCACCTTATCGGCTACATCTACGCCGTGGAGCAGGGGGATCGAAATGACAGTAGGGGTTACCACATCCATGCAGCCTACTTCTTCAATGGCAACATAGTGTGCCGGGATGCGCATAAAGCGATTGAGATCAGCGAACTGTGGGAGGAGGTCACTCGCCGTCAGGGCTATGCCCATAGCTGCAATCACGACAAGGATCAGTACGGCGACAAGCTAGGCATTGGCCAGATCGAGAGGGACGATCAGTCGAGACGGCCCCATACGCACTACGCCATGAAATACCTAGTCAAGGACGATCAGCACCTGCGCTTGAAGCCTGCGGGGGCTCGCTGTCTGCGTAAGGGCGCACTGCGGCGGTTCGTGCGGCGATGA
- a CDS encoding helix-turn-helix transcriptional regulator — MRIIRLKEVIDSTGLSRSTLYKYISEGTFPKPVSLGDRCVGWVDSEVHDWILARIEERDQAEGAATRPIGHLSMAS; from the coding sequence ATGCGAATCATCCGTCTGAAAGAAGTCATCGACTCGACCGGCCTGTCTCGGTCGACCCTGTACAAGTACATCTCGGAAGGCACCTTCCCGAAACCGGTATCGCTGGGCGACCGCTGCGTCGGCTGGGTCGATAGCGAGGTGCACGATTGGATCCTGGCTCGGATCGAGGAGCGTGACCAAGCCGAGGGTGCCGCTACGCGCCCGATTGGCCATCTGAGTATGGCCAGCTAG
- a CDS encoding CoA transferase subunit A: protein MAEIISLHDAVKRFVNDGDTIALEGFTHLIPTAASHEIIRQNKKDLTLVRMTPDLVYDLLIGAGCAKKLIFSWGGNPGVGSLHRLRDAVEKGWPHPLAISEHSHAAMANAYVAGASNLPFAVLRGYQGSDLVKVNPDIKFIACPYTGEQLATVPSVRPDVTIIHAQKADRAGNVLIQGILGVQKEAALAAQRCIVTVEEIVDDLQAPMNACVLPSWALTAVCVVPGGAHPSYAHGYYERDNRFYQAWDPIARDRETFTAWIDTYIRGTEDFLQFQAKLNAEAK from the coding sequence ATGGCTGAAATTATTTCCCTGCATGACGCGGTTAAACGCTTCGTCAACGACGGCGATACCATCGCCCTCGAAGGCTTTACCCACTTGATTCCGACTGCGGCGTCGCACGAGATCATTCGTCAGAACAAGAAAGACCTGACGTTGGTGCGCATGACGCCCGACCTTGTGTATGACCTGCTGATCGGTGCCGGTTGTGCGAAAAAGCTGATTTTTTCCTGGGGTGGGAACCCCGGTGTGGGCTCGCTGCATCGCCTGCGCGACGCGGTCGAGAAGGGCTGGCCGCACCCGCTGGCCATCAGCGAGCATAGCCACGCGGCGATGGCCAATGCCTATGTCGCCGGGGCCTCGAATCTGCCGTTTGCGGTGCTACGTGGCTACCAAGGCTCGGACTTGGTCAAGGTCAATCCAGACATCAAATTTATCGCGTGCCCTTATACCGGCGAGCAGCTGGCCACTGTGCCGAGCGTGCGCCCGGATGTGACCATCATCCACGCGCAGAAAGCCGACCGCGCCGGCAACGTGCTGATCCAGGGCATTCTCGGGGTGCAGAAAGAGGCAGCCTTGGCGGCCCAGCGTTGCATCGTTACCGTCGAAGAAATCGTTGATGACCTGCAAGCACCGATGAACGCCTGCGTATTGCCGAGCTGGGCGCTAACCGCCGTGTGCGTCGTGCCGGGTGGTGCGCATCCGTCTTATGCCCACGGTTACTACGAACGCGACAACCGCTTTTACCAAGCGTGGGACCCCATCGCGCGCGACCGCGAAACCTTTACCGCCTGGATCGATACCTACATCCGTGGCACTGAAGATTTTCTGCAGTTCCAGGCGAAATTGAACGCGGAGGCCAAGTGA
- a CDS encoding CoA-transferase subunit beta, with the protein MSDFNTNEMMTVAAARNLGNGSVCFVGIGLPSKAANLARLTHAPEVVLIYESGPIGAKPTVLPLSIGDGELAETADTVVPTGEIFRYWLQGGRIDVGFLGAAQVDKFGNINTTVIGDYHNPKVRLPGAGGAPEIAGSAKEVLIILKQSHRTFVDKLAFITSVGFGEGGDHRQQLGLPGKGPVGIITDLCIMEPEAGSNEFIVTSMHPGVTREQVIENTGWAIRFADNLAVTEAPNDSELEALRALETRTAAAHGQAGGEE; encoded by the coding sequence ATGAGCGACTTCAACACCAATGAAATGATGACCGTGGCGGCTGCGCGCAACCTGGGCAACGGCAGCGTCTGCTTCGTCGGCATCGGCTTGCCATCCAAGGCGGCCAACCTGGCGCGCCTGACCCACGCCCCTGAAGTGGTGCTGATTTACGAGTCCGGCCCCATCGGTGCCAAACCGACCGTGCTGCCACTGTCCATCGGTGACGGCGAGCTGGCCGAAACCGCTGACACCGTAGTGCCGACTGGTGAGATTTTCCGTTACTGGCTGCAGGGCGGGCGCATCGACGTCGGCTTCCTCGGCGCGGCCCAGGTCGACAAGTTCGGCAATATCAACACCACGGTGATCGGTGACTACCACAACCCCAAGGTGCGCCTGCCCGGCGCCGGCGGCGCGCCGGAGATCGCTGGCAGCGCCAAGGAAGTGCTGATCATCCTCAAGCAGTCGCACCGCACCTTCGTCGACAAGCTGGCCTTCATCACCTCGGTCGGCTTCGGCGAGGGCGGCGACCACCGCCAGCAGCTCGGCCTGCCCGGCAAGGGCCCGGTGGGCATCATCACTGACCTGTGCATCATGGAACCGGAAGCGGGCAGCAACGAATTCATCGTTACCTCGATGCACCCGGGCGTGACCCGCGAGCAGGTGATCGAGAATACCGGCTGGGCCATCCGCTTTGCCGACAATCTGGCCGTGACCGAGGCGCCGAACGACAGCGAGTTGGAAGCGCTGCGCGCCCTGGAAACGCGCACCGCCGCCGCCCATGGCCAGGCCGGGGGTGAGGAATGA
- a CDS encoding ISL3 family transposase translates to MHPIDLAAFWPGYEVVASRSVAENTLLIELEPQAARLPRCGRCQQPSPLIHERRLRQVRDRDLLDQRVLLQLPVRRVDCLRCGRVTERIDWLEPSSRLTQRLRVWLEGLLRILPISHVSQLTGLHWHTLKTLDKRRLEAEVGDFEPGTVRRLVMDEFALHKGHRYATVIMDAERTRVLWVGHGNSREAIRPFFELLGERCQQIEAVAMDMNTAFDLEVKQHCPQAEVVYDLFHVVARYGREVIDRIRVDQANLLRDDKPARKVVKRSRWLLLRNAENLKDSQAVQLQELLAANQPLATVYVLKDALKEVWYAPSVWEGWQRWRAWLRQARDSGLAPLQRFAKNLRRYIRGILASANFPMHTSLLEGVNNRIKVIKRMAYGFRDSDYFFLKIKAAFPGKAR, encoded by the coding sequence GTGCATCCTATTGATCTTGCCGCTTTCTGGCCAGGCTACGAAGTCGTCGCCTCTCGCTCCGTTGCTGAAAACACCCTGCTGATTGAGCTGGAACCCCAGGCCGCACGACTGCCCCGGTGCGGACGCTGTCAGCAGCCCAGTCCATTGATTCATGAGCGGCGTCTGCGCCAAGTGCGTGATCGTGATCTGTTGGATCAGCGCGTGTTGCTCCAACTGCCCGTACGTCGCGTTGACTGCCTGCGCTGTGGCCGAGTGACCGAGCGGATCGACTGGCTTGAGCCGTCCTCTCGCCTGACTCAGCGTTTACGGGTCTGGCTCGAGGGCTTGCTGCGGATATTGCCCATCAGCCACGTCAGCCAACTCACTGGATTGCACTGGCACACCCTCAAGACACTCGACAAACGCCGCCTGGAGGCCGAGGTGGGGGATTTCGAGCCAGGCACTGTACGTCGCCTGGTGATGGATGAGTTCGCTCTACACAAAGGCCATCGCTATGCCACGGTGATCATGGACGCCGAGCGAACGCGGGTACTGTGGGTCGGTCACGGCAATAGCCGTGAGGCCATTCGTCCGTTCTTCGAATTGCTCGGTGAGCGCTGCCAGCAAATCGAGGCGGTTGCCATGGACATGAACACCGCCTTCGATCTGGAGGTAAAGCAGCATTGCCCTCAAGCCGAAGTGGTGTACGACCTGTTCCATGTGGTGGCGCGCTACGGGCGTGAGGTGATTGACCGCATCCGCGTCGACCAGGCCAACCTGTTGCGCGATGACAAACCGGCACGCAAGGTGGTCAAGCGCAGCCGCTGGCTGCTACTGCGCAATGCAGAAAACCTCAAGGACAGCCAAGCCGTTCAGCTACAGGAGTTGCTTGCTGCCAACCAGCCATTGGCCACGGTTTATGTGCTCAAGGACGCGCTGAAGGAAGTTTGGTACGCCCCGAGCGTATGGGAGGGCTGGCAACGCTGGCGGGCCTGGCTACGGCAGGCCCGTGACAGCGGTTTGGCACCGCTACAGCGCTTCGCCAAAAACCTTAGACGCTATATTCGCGGCATCCTCGCCAGCGCCAATTTCCCTATGCATACCAGCCTGTTGGAGGGTGTGAACAACCGTATCAAGGTGATCAAGCGCATGGCCTATGGCTTCCGGGACTCAGACTACTTCTTCCTGAAAATCAAGGCCGCCTTCCCCGGGAAAGCGCGATGA
- a CDS encoding ABC transporter ATP-binding protein → MSTPTTTTPLVEVRGLHTYYGNSHVLHGIDLQIAPGETLALLGRNGVGKSTTIRSLLGLTPARSGEVRIRGEDLTGSAAHKVIRRGIGYVPEGRGMFPNLTVRESLVMAARAGLDGRRDWDLQRVLETFPRLGERFAHLTGNLSGGEQQMVAIGRALMTNPELMILDEATEGLAPLIRKEIWAVIRLIKASGIATLVVDKNVNVLLDLTDRSMIMVKGRVMYDGPSQALKGQPEILQAHIGL, encoded by the coding sequence ATGAGTACGCCAACCACAACAACCCCGCTGGTCGAGGTGCGCGGCCTGCACACCTATTACGGCAACAGTCATGTGCTGCATGGCATCGACCTGCAGATCGCGCCGGGGGAAACCCTGGCCCTGCTCGGGCGCAACGGCGTGGGCAAGAGCACCACCATCCGCTCGCTGCTCGGCCTGACCCCGGCGCGCAGTGGCGAGGTGCGGATCAGGGGCGAAGACCTCACCGGCAGCGCCGCGCACAAGGTGATCCGCCGTGGCATCGGCTATGTGCCGGAAGGCCGGGGCATGTTCCCCAACCTGACGGTGCGCGAAAGCCTGGTGATGGCTGCCCGAGCCGGACTCGACGGTCGCCGCGACTGGGATCTGCAGCGGGTACTGGAAACCTTCCCGCGCCTGGGCGAGCGCTTCGCTCACCTCACCGGAAACCTCTCCGGCGGTGAGCAGCAGATGGTCGCCATCGGCCGCGCACTGATGACCAACCCCGAGCTGATGATTCTCGACGAAGCCACCGAAGGCCTGGCCCCGCTGATCCGCAAGGAAATCTGGGCGGTGATCCGCCTGATCAAGGCCAGCGGCATCGCCACCCTGGTGGTCGACAAGAACGTCAACGTGCTGCTCGACCTGACTGACCGCAGCATGATCATGGTCAAGGGGCGGGTGATGTATGACGGCCCCAGCCAGGCGTTAAAGGGCCAGCCCGAGATCCTCCAGGCCCATATCGGCCTGTAA
- a CDS encoding branched-chain amino acid ABC transporter permease, which yields MHALPRPIQLLLALLLLLMAAYPLFGATLAGDKHDFFLQQLTSIMILAIVALGLDLLVGVSGMVSLASAAFFGMAGYALVLFAPEYEALSIWIALPVCLGLTALAALLMGVLIIRTSGIFFIMVTIAFSQMLYYLFHDASFAGGSDGAYLFMKPEVAIAGVQLLDLENRTTLFYVVLASLGLLFVLLRTFLRAPFGRVLLGIKENEQRVRAMGYNPLFYKLVAFVIAGTIAGYAGMLSATQYGFVSPGQLSWQMSAHILVMVILGGMGTLFGPILGAFAFEGLHHWFASMTPHWELPMGVVVICMVLLLPRGIAGLLLQLAQRKPGKTKKAPLSGAINEEAER from the coding sequence ATGCACGCATTACCTCGCCCGATCCAGCTGCTGCTTGCGCTGTTGCTGCTGCTGATGGCCGCTTACCCGCTGTTCGGCGCAACTCTGGCCGGTGACAAGCACGACTTCTTCCTCCAGCAACTGACCAGCATCATGATCCTGGCCATTGTCGCCCTGGGCCTCGATCTGCTGGTCGGCGTCAGCGGCATGGTCAGCCTGGCCTCGGCGGCGTTCTTCGGCATGGCCGGTTATGCCCTGGTGCTGTTCGCCCCGGAATACGAGGCGCTGAGCATCTGGATCGCCTTGCCGGTGTGCCTGGGCCTCACCGCCCTGGCCGCGTTGCTGATGGGGGTACTGATCATCCGCACCTCGGGGATCTTCTTCATCATGGTGACCATCGCCTTTTCGCAGATGCTCTATTACCTGTTCCACGATGCGTCCTTCGCCGGTGGTTCGGACGGTGCCTACCTGTTTATGAAACCCGAGGTCGCCATCGCCGGCGTTCAACTGCTCGACCTGGAGAACCGCACCACCCTGTTCTATGTGGTGCTGGCTTCCCTCGGGCTGTTGTTCGTGCTGCTGCGCACCTTCCTGCGCGCGCCCTTCGGCCGGGTGTTGCTGGGTATCAAGGAGAACGAGCAACGGGTCCGCGCCATGGGCTACAACCCGTTGTTCTACAAGCTGGTGGCGTTCGTCATCGCCGGCACCATCGCCGGTTATGCCGGCATGCTGTCGGCCACCCAGTACGGCTTCGTCAGCCCCGGCCAACTGAGCTGGCAGATGTCGGCGCACATCCTGGTGATGGTGATTCTCGGCGGGATGGGCACCCTGTTCGGGCCGATTCTCGGTGCCTTCGCCTTCGAGGGCCTGCACCACTGGTTCGCCAGCATGACCCCGCACTGGGAACTGCCCATGGGCGTGGTGGTGATCTGCATGGTGCTGTTGCTGCCACGGGGTATCGCCGGCCTGCTGCTGCAACTGGCGCAGCGCAAGCCGGGCAAGACCAAGAAAGCGCCGCTGAGCGGTGCCATCAACGAGGAGGCCGAACGATGA
- a CDS encoding ABC transporter ATP-binding protein, with the protein MSGLILETRDLTKTFGGLTAVSAISLQVAPREIHAIIGPNGAGKSTMVNLLSGHLRPCAGQVIFNGRDITGLAPNQVSHLGVGRSFQRTNIFPSFTCLENCMLAAQSRMKNSFRFLRRSDSYPLVRERAEKALEACGLSSKGHSIASSMSYGEQRQLEIGMVLATEPSFLLLDEPMAGMGKEESSRVVELLAELSREYSLVLVEHDMDAVFSIARTLTVMVNGQMLASGPLDQVRNDPAVQEAYLGDGEEQF; encoded by the coding sequence ATGAGCGGATTGATTCTGGAAACCCGTGACCTGACCAAGACCTTCGGTGGCCTGACCGCCGTCAGCGCGATCAGCCTGCAAGTGGCCCCCCGCGAGATCCACGCGATCATCGGGCCCAACGGCGCGGGCAAGAGCACCATGGTCAATCTGCTCTCCGGTCACCTGCGCCCCTGCGCCGGCCAGGTGATCTTCAACGGCCGGGACATCACCGGTCTGGCCCCCAACCAGGTGTCGCACCTGGGAGTGGGGCGCAGCTTCCAGCGCACCAATATCTTTCCCAGCTTTACCTGCCTGGAAAACTGCATGCTCGCCGCGCAGTCGCGGATGAAGAACTCGTTCCGCTTCTTGCGCCGCAGCGACAGCTACCCGCTGGTGCGCGAGCGTGCGGAAAAAGCCCTGGAGGCGTGCGGCCTGAGCAGCAAGGGCCACAGCATCGCCAGCTCCATGAGCTACGGCGAGCAGCGTCAGCTGGAGATCGGCATGGTGCTGGCCACCGAACCGAGCTTCCTGCTGCTCGACGAGCCGATGGCCGGGATGGGCAAGGAGGAGTCGAGCCGGGTGGTCGAACTGCTCGCCGAGCTGTCGCGCGAATACTCGCTGGTGCTGGTCGAGCACGACATGGACGCGGTGTTCAGCATCGCCAGGACCCTGACCGTGATGGTCAACGGGCAAATGCTGGCCAGCGGTCCGCTGGATCAGGTGCGTAACGACCCTGCGGTGCAGGAAGCCTATCTGGGCGACGGCGAGGAGCAATTCTGA
- the pcaC gene encoding 4-carboxymuconolactone decarboxylase: MDEKQRYEAGMQVRRAVLGDAHVDRSLDKLTPFNSEFQEMITRHAWGDIWTRPGLPRHTRSLITIAMLIGMNREGELKLHLRAAKNNGVTRDEIKEVLMQSAIYCGIPAANATFHLAEEVWDELGVESLED; encoded by the coding sequence ATGGACGAAAAACAACGCTACGAAGCCGGCATGCAGGTGCGCCGCGCGGTGCTCGGCGATGCCCATGTCGACCGCAGCCTGGACAAGCTCACGCCGTTCAACAGCGAGTTCCAGGAGATGATCACCCGTCACGCCTGGGGCGATATCTGGACGCGTCCCGGCCTGCCACGTCATACCCGCAGCCTGATCACCATCGCCATGCTGATCGGCATGAACCGCGAGGGCGAACTGAAACTGCACCTGCGCGCCGCGAAGAACAATGGTGTGACCCGCGACGAGATCAAGGAAGTGCTCATGCAGAGCGCCATCTACTGCGGCATCCCGGCGGCCAATGCCACCTTCCACCTGGCCGAGGAAGTCTGGGACGAATTGGGCGTGGAATCGCTGGAAGACTGA
- the pcaD gene encoding 3-oxoadipate enol-lactonase, with translation MPAVRLADGDLNYLLEGPAGAPVLVLSNSLGTDLHMWDVQIAAFTQHFQVLRYDTRGHGASLVTEGPYSIEQNGRDVLALLDALGIAKAHFCGLSMGGLIGQWLALNAPERIARLVLCNTAAKIGAPEVWNPRIDTVLAGGAQAMRDLRDASISRWFTAGFAAAQPQQVEPIVGMLAQTSPQGYAANCAAVRDADFREQLGAIRAPTLILCGSGDPVTTTEHGRFMQQRIEGAKLVEFHAAHLSNVEAGVAFTQALLDFLTS, from the coding sequence ATGCCTGCCGTACGTCTCGCTGATGGCGATTTGAACTACCTGCTCGAAGGGCCGGCCGGTGCGCCGGTGCTGGTGCTGTCCAACTCGCTGGGCACCGACCTGCACATGTGGGACGTGCAGATCGCGGCCTTCACCCAGCACTTCCAGGTGCTGCGTTACGACACCCGTGGTCATGGCGCTTCGCTGGTGACCGAAGGCCCGTACAGCATCGAACAGAACGGCCGCGACGTGCTGGCCCTGCTCGATGCGCTGGGCATCGCCAAGGCGCATTTCTGTGGGTTGTCCATGGGCGGCCTGATCGGCCAGTGGCTGGCGCTCAACGCGCCCGAGCGCATCGCGCGCCTGGTGCTGTGCAACACCGCCGCCAAGATCGGCGCGCCGGAGGTGTGGAACCCGCGTATCGACACTGTGCTGGCCGGCGGCGCGCAGGCCATGCGCGATCTGCGCGACGCCTCGATCTCGCGCTGGTTCACCGCCGGCTTCGCCGCGGCGCAGCCGCAGCAGGTCGAGCCCATCGTCGGCATGCTGGCGCAGACCTCGCCGCAGGGCTACGCCGCCAACTGCGCGGCGGTGCGCGATGCCGATTTCCGTGAGCAGCTCGGCGCGATCCGCGCGCCGACCCTGATCCTCTGCGGCAGTGGCGACCCGGTCACCACCACCGAGCACGGCCGCTTTATGCAGCAGCGGATCGAGGGGGCGAAGCTGGTGGAGTTCCATGCCGCGCACCTGTCCAACGTCGAGGCCGGCGTGGCCTTTACCCAGGCGCTGCTGGATTTCCTAACCAGCTGA
- a CDS encoding 3-carboxy-cis,cis-muconate cycloisomerase, which yields MSNQLFDAYFTAPAMRAIFCDAGRVQGMLDFEAALARAEAHAGLIPAEAVAPIEAACKAELYDYPALAQAIATAGNSAIPLVKALGKRIAAASPEAERFVHLGATSQDAMDSGLVLQLRAAIELIESDLATLADALAAQAERHADTPLAGRTWLQQATPVTLGMKLAGVLGAVTRHRQRLSELKPRLLCLQFGGASGSLAALGAQAWPVAEALAAELHLHLPEQPWHTQRDRLVEFASLLGLIAGSLGKLGRDLSLLMQTEAGEVFEPSAPGKGGSSTMPHKRNPVGAAVLIGAATRAPGLVATMFAAMPQEHERSLGLWHAEWETLPELCCLVSGALQQALLVVPGLEVDAARMRANLELTQGLVLAEAVSIALAQKIGRDAAHHLIEQCCKQAVREGVHLRAVLGANAEVSTQLSAAELDRLLDAAHYLGQARRWVERAVAEHNQLSR from the coding sequence GTGAGCAACCAACTCTTCGATGCCTACTTCACCGCCCCGGCCATGCGCGCGATCTTCTGCGATGCCGGCCGGGTGCAGGGCATGCTCGACTTCGAGGCCGCGCTGGCGCGGGCCGAGGCACATGCGGGGCTGATCCCCGCCGAGGCCGTGGCGCCCATCGAGGCCGCCTGTAAAGCTGAGCTCTACGATTACCCGGCGCTGGCCCAGGCCATCGCCACGGCGGGTAATTCCGCCATTCCGCTGGTCAAGGCACTGGGCAAGCGCATCGCTGCGGCAAGCCCCGAGGCCGAGCGCTTCGTGCACCTCGGCGCCACCAGCCAGGACGCCATGGACAGCGGCCTGGTACTGCAACTGCGCGCCGCCATCGAGCTGATCGAAAGCGACCTCGCCACCCTGGCCGATGCCCTGGCGGCGCAGGCCGAGCGCCATGCCGACACGCCGCTGGCCGGACGCACCTGGCTGCAGCAGGCCACTCCGGTGACCCTGGGCATGAAGCTGGCCGGCGTGCTGGGCGCCGTCACCCGCCATCGTCAGCGCCTGAGTGAACTCAAGCCGCGCCTGTTGTGCCTGCAGTTCGGCGGCGCCTCCGGCAGCCTGGCGGCGCTCGGCGCGCAGGCCTGGCCGGTGGCCGAGGCGCTGGCCGCCGAGCTGCACCTGCACCTGCCCGAGCAGCCCTGGCACACCCAGCGCGACCGCCTGGTGGAGTTCGCCAGCCTGCTCGGGCTGATCGCCGGCAGCCTGGGCAAGCTTGGCCGCGACCTCAGCCTGCTGATGCAGACCGAAGCCGGCGAAGTCTTCGAACCCTCGGCGCCGGGCAAGGGCGGCTCGTCGACCATGCCGCACAAGCGCAACCCGGTCGGCGCCGCGGTGCTGATTGGCGCCGCCACCCGCGCGCCGGGCCTGGTGGCGACGATGTTCGCCGCCATGCCGCAGGAGCACGAGCGCAGCCTCGGCCTGTGGCACGCCGAGTGGGAAACCCTGCCGGAGCTCTGCTGCCTGGTCTCCGGCGCGCTGCAGCAGGCGCTCCTGGTGGTGCCGGGGCTGGAGGTGGATGCCGCGCGTATGCGCGCCAATCTTGAGCTGACCCAGGGGCTGGTGCTGGCCGAGGCGGTGAGCATCGCCCTGGCGCAGAAGATCGGTCGCGATGCTGCCCATCACCTGATCGAACAGTGCTGCAAACAGGCCGTGCGCGAGGGCGTTCACCTGCGCGCCGTGCTCGGCGCCAACGCTGAGGTCAGCACACAACTTTCTGCTGCCGAGCTTGATCGTCTGCTCGATGCGGCGCATTACCTGGGCCAGGCTCGCCGTTGGGTCGAGCGGGCCGTTGCCGAACACAACCAATTGTCGCGTTAG